One genomic window of Microbacterium sp. BH-3-3-3 includes the following:
- a CDS encoding ABC transporter ATP-binding protein — MSDTPAIELRDVRYRYTGNGPEVLKGISLAVPAGTITGLVGESGSGKSTLGRLVVDERRPTDGDILIEGRRWDRSSRRNGMRRSVQMVFQDPFAALNPYLSPLAAVTEAVAVADRQGRVRARDRAIELLAQVGLSGALVERAPSSLSGGQRQRVVIARALACRPRVLVADEATSALDVSVQAQILNLLMGLQRELGLTILFISHDISVINHLTDDMAVLKGGVIVESGATDQIMNAPQHAYTRTLLSAFGHTPIPPRVLPS; from the coding sequence ATGAGCGACACCCCAGCGATCGAGCTACGTGACGTGCGTTATCGGTACACCGGAAACGGTCCAGAGGTCTTGAAAGGCATCAGCCTCGCGGTTCCGGCGGGTACGATCACAGGGCTCGTCGGGGAGAGCGGATCGGGGAAGTCCACCCTGGGCAGACTCGTCGTCGACGAGCGCCGACCGACGGACGGCGATATTCTCATCGAAGGCAGGCGCTGGGATCGCAGTTCGCGCAGGAACGGTATGCGCCGATCCGTGCAGATGGTGTTTCAGGATCCGTTCGCGGCGCTGAACCCGTACTTGTCACCGCTCGCCGCTGTGACCGAGGCGGTTGCTGTCGCAGATCGGCAGGGGCGCGTCAGGGCGCGCGACCGGGCGATCGAACTGCTCGCGCAGGTCGGTCTCAGCGGTGCCCTTGTAGAGAGGGCTCCCAGTTCCCTCAGCGGTGGCCAACGACAGCGCGTCGTGATCGCCCGCGCGTTGGCATGTCGACCTCGGGTGCTGGTAGCGGATGAAGCAACTTCCGCACTCGATGTATCCGTGCAGGCACAGATTCTGAATCTCTTGATGGGGCTGCAGCGGGAGCTGGGGTTGACGATCCTGTTTATCAGCCACGACATCTCGGTGATCAATCATTTGACGGACGATATGGCGGTCCTCAAGGGCGGTGTGATCGTCGAAAGCGGCGCGACCGACCAGATCATGAACGCGCCGCAACATGCCTACACGCGCACTCTGCTCTCAGCGTTCGGCCACACGCCGATCCCTCCCCGCGTTCTTCCCAGTTGA
- a CDS encoding ABC transporter ATP-binding protein: MTLDTAPEAQLSLRVRDLEFSVGDSVRLGPITLEAAPGTTLGVVGETGSGKSLLCRALVGMLSLSGGTIDAGSIEFQGEEFARADTRRWAQLRRRRVGYMPQASMAGLNPVRRVGSQLNDILVGTRIVKRDKSRVLMQQVQMRDPDRVLRSYPHELSGGMRQRVMLAFALAGDPDILVADEPTTALDATVQNEVLGLIQQVQKERNMAMVIVSHDMRVIRRVCDQVAVMYGGRIVELGPTSTVLSAPSHPYTRALLQADPTLAARKTVLGAIPGAPRPPVDWRDGGCVYRERCPFSTEVCAQSVPELRNVRAGDAAACHHAEKVVAA; the protein is encoded by the coding sequence ATGACTCTGGACACGGCGCCGGAAGCGCAGCTCAGCCTGCGAGTCCGAGACCTCGAGTTCTCAGTGGGAGACAGCGTCAGGCTTGGTCCGATCACGCTGGAAGCTGCTCCCGGAACGACCCTCGGCGTGGTCGGGGAGACAGGTTCTGGAAAGTCCCTGCTCTGCCGTGCCCTGGTGGGAATGTTGAGCCTCTCCGGTGGAACCATCGACGCGGGCTCGATCGAGTTCCAGGGCGAAGAGTTCGCGCGAGCCGATACCCGCCGCTGGGCTCAACTGCGGCGTCGACGCGTCGGGTATATGCCGCAAGCCTCCATGGCCGGCCTCAATCCCGTGCGCAGGGTGGGCAGTCAGCTCAACGACATCCTCGTCGGCACCCGGATAGTGAAGCGCGACAAATCACGCGTGCTGATGCAACAAGTGCAGATGCGCGACCCTGACCGGGTGCTTCGCAGTTATCCCCACGAGCTTTCCGGCGGGATGCGGCAGCGCGTGATGCTGGCCTTCGCGCTCGCGGGCGACCCCGACATCCTCGTTGCTGACGAACCGACGACAGCCCTGGACGCGACAGTCCAGAACGAGGTGCTCGGTTTGATTCAGCAGGTGCAGAAGGAACGAAACATGGCAATGGTCATCGTGTCGCATGACATGCGTGTGATCCGCCGAGTCTGCGATCAAGTTGCCGTGATGTACGGAGGTCGAATCGTCGAACTCGGCCCGACATCGACTGTCTTGTCCGCACCGTCCCACCCGTACACGAGAGCTCTACTCCAGGCAGATCCTACGCTCGCAGCGCGTAAGACGGTTCTGGGTGCGATACCGGGCGCCCCGCGACCACCTGTCGATTGGCGGGACGGTGGTTGTGTCTACCGCGAACGGTGCCCGTTCTCGACCGAAGTGTGCGCCCAGTCGGTGCCTGAACTCAGGAACGTGCGCGCGGGCGACGCGGCCGCGTGCCACCATGCAGAGAAGGTCGTGGCGGCATGA
- a CDS encoding ABC transporter permease, translating into MTTIPRTTAIPLAAKRRRAERGLTEIIAGAVVLLLFVIMSFLAPVLIGYGPNELGGPPLAPPSPEHPFGTDVLGRDVFVRTFVAVHVDYLVALVGAFVSLAIGTLLGTLAGMARRRTWGTVLMRVTDALIAVPFPLLILLILLTVGNQVSVLGTPPGVFQILVGIVVVGWSIYARLARAEAAGLRSRDYIVAAELMGYGKGRITFRHIMPAVIAVTGTYAVADAVIIVGFVASLPFLGAGVPPPTPEWGSMMYEGRSSIVFAWWQVIFPALALTISAVAASVIADGLLDRTSRKLRRQE; encoded by the coding sequence GTGACTACCATTCCGCGGACAACCGCTATTCCTCTCGCGGCGAAACGACGCCGTGCCGAACGTGGTCTCACCGAGATCATCGCCGGCGCGGTAGTGCTCCTGCTCTTCGTAATCATGAGCTTTCTCGCTCCCGTCCTCATCGGCTACGGCCCTAACGAGCTGGGCGGGCCGCCTCTGGCGCCACCGTCCCCCGAGCACCCATTCGGGACCGATGTGCTCGGGCGCGACGTTTTCGTCCGGACTTTCGTCGCCGTCCACGTCGACTACCTCGTTGCACTGGTAGGGGCGTTCGTGTCTCTGGCGATCGGGACACTCCTCGGCACTCTGGCCGGCATGGCGAGGCGGCGCACCTGGGGTACGGTCCTGATGAGGGTGACAGACGCACTCATCGCCGTCCCCTTTCCGCTGCTGATCCTTCTGATTCTGCTCACCGTCGGCAATCAGGTCAGTGTGCTGGGCACGCCGCCGGGAGTGTTTCAGATCCTCGTCGGGATCGTGGTCGTCGGCTGGTCGATCTATGCGCGTCTCGCGCGTGCCGAGGCCGCTGGCCTCCGATCACGCGACTACATCGTCGCCGCCGAGTTGATGGGATATGGGAAAGGTCGGATCACGTTCCGCCACATCATGCCTGCTGTGATTGCCGTGACCGGGACCTATGCGGTCGCCGACGCCGTGATCATCGTCGGATTCGTCGCCAGCCTCCCGTTCCTGGGAGCTGGTGTACCGCCGCCCACTCCGGAATGGGGATCGATGATGTACGAGGGGCGCTCCTCAATCGTCTTCGCCTGGTGGCAGGTCATCTTCCCTGCGCTCGCGTTGACCATCTCGGCGGTCGCAGCGTCGGTCATCGCCGACGGACTGCTCGATCGCACTTCGCGCAAACTGAGGAGACAGGAATGA
- a CDS encoding ABC transporter permease produces MSATTEAIAAGSSPARGRRRWSRLVRRVGQSILQLVIVVALIVVGTAVLVRLVPGDPAQAILGMQATPETLEALRDQLGLDQPLFSQVLNQLAGLLIGDFGTSMTSDQPVFFIVGEALPVTLSLVVTGILFTLVIAVPLGLLPAFGVRSRGVRVLRMSMVVLIAIPSFLIGIYLLILFSVQLHWAPAGGWSREWPSTLRYVWLPSLALALFMTPIFVRSIERESTRLMGEEFVEAAISRGVSRLSLVVRHVLPNVLLPIITLVGFSMAVLIGGAVVIEALYGIPGIGSVVVTAVGQRDYPVIVGVTVFTGIFTVVISLITDMIYTIADPRVRVQ; encoded by the coding sequence ATGAGTGCCACTACGGAGGCCATCGCGGCAGGCTCCTCCCCTGCCCGGGGACGACGCCGATGGTCACGGTTGGTGCGGAGAGTCGGGCAGAGCATCCTGCAGCTCGTCATTGTGGTGGCGCTGATCGTGGTCGGGACGGCGGTGCTCGTCCGGCTCGTACCCGGCGATCCGGCGCAGGCCATTCTGGGTATGCAGGCGACGCCCGAGACGCTCGAGGCGTTGCGTGATCAGCTCGGTCTGGACCAACCGCTCTTCTCTCAGGTCCTGAATCAGCTCGCTGGGCTCCTGATCGGCGACTTCGGAACGTCGATGACTTCGGACCAGCCGGTCTTCTTCATCGTCGGTGAAGCCCTCCCCGTCACGCTTTCCTTGGTTGTCACGGGGATCCTCTTCACACTCGTCATCGCTGTTCCGCTTGGTCTCCTCCCCGCCTTCGGGGTACGCTCTCGAGGCGTTCGCGTCCTCCGGATGTCGATGGTCGTCCTCATCGCCATCCCGTCCTTCCTAATCGGTATCTACCTGCTCATCCTGTTCAGCGTTCAGCTTCACTGGGCGCCTGCGGGGGGTTGGTCGAGGGAATGGCCGAGCACGCTGCGATACGTCTGGCTTCCCAGCTTGGCCCTGGCGCTATTCATGACGCCGATCTTCGTCCGATCAATCGAGCGTGAGTCGACGAGATTGATGGGCGAGGAGTTCGTGGAGGCCGCGATCAGCCGTGGCGTCTCGCGGCTCTCGCTCGTCGTCCGCCACGTCCTGCCCAACGTGCTTCTCCCGATCATCACCCTTGTGGGATTCAGCATGGCGGTGCTCATCGGCGGCGCGGTGGTGATCGAGGCGCTCTACGGGATTCCGGGAATCGGCTCGGTGGTCGTGACGGCCGTCGGACAACGCGACTATCCCGTGATCGTCGGGGTGACCGTGTTCACAGGCATCTTCACGGTCGTGATCAGCCTCATCACCGACATGATCTACACGATCGCCGACCCAAGGGTGCGTGTTCAGTGA
- a CDS encoding ABC transporter substrate-binding protein gives MVKIRKSRSTVLWGASILATASLALTACSGEGTGASPAPADLTEVHVDLTTAVTSIDPATGPYLSDSVIVGLTSGRLVQFVRGSATETEPVLAESVTASSDATTYTVVLKPDLTFSDGSPLTSEDVVASLTRLRDIPGPNQSYAEMIVDLAAPDTTTVTIGLSMPFAGFDQMLAVPAMGIVPAAAATNEDYFQGEPVFSGPYVPEGNVKGSSFSLVRNETFAGAVPSIDKLDFSVVADTPTSVKRLQSGDVDFIPALPHEVSAQLSGDVTAQQVDGLASLFIVPNNRPGGLFEDVRIRQAIAWAIDREALATSAFGPDVILQSGPYPAVADYPVPVKVYAKQDIAQAEKLLQGTACENGCSFTVSYFASASDEAGRVAAVLQQQLEPLGLNMNIQPVEDQQFIQNSVDGAFDLNIVTFSKFNAPSSAKGNFDPAATMCIFAGCENEQIAPAFNDLFGAQTPQDQEAASAQVLQVFEEWTPIIPVSGVTGSYGVRSNLVDVIGLQPNSELWIAGQ, from the coding sequence ATGGTCAAGATTCGGAAGTCCAGAAGCACCGTCTTATGGGGGGCGTCGATTCTCGCAACCGCGTCGCTGGCCCTCACCGCATGTTCCGGAGAAGGGACCGGTGCTAGCCCGGCGCCGGCTGACCTGACAGAAGTCCACGTCGATCTGACCACGGCTGTGACGTCGATCGATCCGGCCACGGGCCCCTACCTGTCCGACTCGGTGATCGTCGGGCTGACCAGCGGTCGACTCGTACAGTTCGTTCGGGGCAGCGCGACCGAAACGGAGCCCGTACTCGCCGAGAGCGTGACCGCCTCCAGCGATGCCACGACCTACACCGTGGTCCTGAAGCCTGATCTGACGTTCTCCGACGGCTCGCCGTTGACGAGTGAAGACGTGGTGGCTTCGCTCACCAGATTGCGGGACATCCCCGGACCGAACCAGAGCTACGCGGAGATGATCGTCGATCTGGCAGCGCCCGATACGACGACGGTGACCATCGGGCTGAGCATGCCGTTCGCGGGTTTCGATCAGATGCTTGCCGTCCCGGCCATGGGCATCGTTCCCGCCGCCGCTGCGACGAACGAGGACTACTTCCAAGGCGAGCCCGTCTTCTCCGGTCCTTACGTCCCCGAAGGCAACGTCAAGGGGAGCTCGTTCTCACTCGTGCGGAATGAGACGTTCGCAGGGGCCGTCCCCTCCATCGACAAGCTCGATTTCAGTGTGGTGGCCGACACTCCCACCAGCGTCAAGCGCCTTCAGAGCGGCGATGTGGACTTCATTCCCGCGCTGCCGCACGAAGTGTCGGCACAGCTCTCGGGAGACGTGACGGCTCAGCAGGTCGACGGTCTCGCGAGTCTGTTCATCGTGCCGAACAATCGGCCGGGTGGACTGTTCGAAGACGTGCGCATCCGCCAGGCGATCGCGTGGGCCATCGACCGCGAGGCCCTGGCGACGTCCGCGTTCGGGCCGGACGTCATACTTCAGAGCGGGCCGTACCCTGCCGTGGCGGACTATCCGGTACCGGTGAAGGTCTATGCGAAGCAGGACATCGCCCAGGCAGAGAAGCTGCTCCAAGGCACCGCCTGCGAGAACGGTTGCTCGTTCACCGTCAGCTACTTCGCGAGCGCCTCAGACGAGGCGGGTCGAGTGGCCGCTGTGCTTCAGCAGCAGCTCGAGCCGCTGGGGCTGAACATGAACATCCAGCCCGTCGAGGACCAGCAGTTCATTCAGAACTCGGTGGACGGCGCGTTCGACCTCAACATCGTCACGTTCAGCAAGTTCAATGCTCCGAGTTCTGCGAAGGGCAACTTCGACCCGGCTGCCACGATGTGCATCTTCGCCGGTTGCGAGAACGAACAGATCGCGCCCGCGTTCAATGATCTGTTCGGAGCTCAGACGCCGCAGGACCAGGAAGCGGCATCTGCCCAGGTGTTGCAGGTGTTCGAAGAGTGGACGCCGATCATTCCCGTCTCCGGCGTGACGGGCAGTTACGGCGTTCGATCCAACCTCGTCGACGTGATCGGTCTGCAGCCGAACTCGGAGTTGTGGATTGCCGGCCAGTAG
- a CDS encoding flavin reductase, producing MSQSTDPAAAGALDQGVFRNVAGHFASGVTIITTESDSRLFGTTASAVASLSMDPPMMLVCLNKSSSTHDAIRERGRFAVNILALEQRDFATRFATKGADKFRDVPYAQSERGLPLIEGALASIECRVADTAPGGTHTVFIGEVLDARSRPGEPLAYFRGKFGSLERILEASSYESVRELVLRRRTAVGEEIHIDDFAGELQMESALVYNSLVRLLAEGLVLRSEEGVFTPTPITEEFVDDFYGARQTIEVGVLDAYLHDAPDHRVLDIVRRGHALAKSETGTPDALDAFLRDNLDFHAAIVSLAGSRQLELQFRQLSLATVWRETYQSPLWRDQSGHPLIHRLALAIESRDAETASELVRTQVSFVTDAAKELIRLGGGAL from the coding sequence ATGTCGCAGTCAACAGATCCCGCCGCCGCCGGCGCGCTCGATCAAGGAGTCTTTCGGAACGTCGCGGGGCACTTCGCGTCGGGGGTGACCATCATCACGACCGAGTCCGATAGCCGCCTCTTCGGGACGACAGCTTCCGCGGTGGCATCGTTGTCGATGGATCCGCCGATGATGCTGGTGTGCTTGAACAAATCGAGTTCCACTCATGATGCCATTCGTGAGCGGGGACGATTCGCGGTCAACATCTTGGCGCTCGAACAGCGCGACTTCGCAACTCGGTTCGCTACGAAAGGCGCCGACAAGTTCCGCGATGTCCCATACGCTCAAAGCGAGCGAGGACTGCCGCTCATCGAGGGTGCGCTCGCAAGCATCGAATGTCGCGTGGCAGACACAGCTCCCGGCGGAACTCATACCGTCTTCATCGGAGAGGTTCTCGACGCGCGGTCTCGGCCTGGGGAGCCTCTCGCATACTTTCGAGGAAAATTCGGATCGCTTGAGCGGATACTCGAAGCCAGCAGCTACGAATCGGTTCGCGAGCTCGTCTTGCGGCGACGCACAGCCGTCGGCGAGGAAATTCATATCGACGATTTCGCCGGGGAACTCCAGATGGAGTCTGCACTGGTGTACAACTCACTGGTACGGCTTCTCGCTGAGGGACTCGTGTTGCGTTCGGAGGAAGGCGTGTTCACGCCGACGCCGATTACTGAGGAGTTCGTCGATGACTTCTATGGAGCGCGCCAGACGATCGAGGTCGGTGTGCTCGACGCGTACCTGCACGACGCCCCAGATCACCGAGTGCTCGACATCGTCCGGCGTGGGCATGCCCTGGCCAAGAGCGAAACCGGCACTCCCGATGCACTCGACGCGTTCCTGCGTGACAATCTCGACTTCCATGCTGCGATTGTCAGCCTTGCCGGATCTCGGCAGCTCGAGCTCCAGTTTCGGCAATTGAGTCTCGCCACTGTCTGGCGCGAGACGTATCAGTCTCCTCTATGGCGCGACCAGTCCGGTCACCCGTTGATCCACAGACTGGCCCTGGCCATCGAGAGTCGCGATGCCGAAACCGCGAGTGAACTCGTGCGCACTCAGGTTTCGTTCGTCACGGACGCCGCGAAGGAACTCATCAGGCTGGGCGGCGGCGCGTTGTGA